The following proteins are encoded in a genomic region of Mycoplasmopsis columbinasalis:
- a CDS encoding ABC transporter permease yields the protein MWRLFKEVFKSLTKNKVVVIGLSILLFFTTAIFTLLTSVRRSMVNSFTEYKNKSVLQDVTVDLNLSSSGEAYNQGYFINGESYDDLKEVDGKKVYEPIRYIVNYDKTFQGEAYQEWKKTLSVPAPTIDQDVEEYKDKKNVNILYVDNIKGDYLPLNKIKSADVEAFLDEFSSSKRVAKENFYIKKSDLRDFYRYSQNADSSVKFNLQNINDPYFEVSNEWRLKVFVLNSLQNNDIKPLTITHTLKADDVLHFNSPLELKKLAIFNEYNQTINATQVGALFVNVETKEITKDFTDGIEWINQGIGKKIDPQTIMTLLGFTNPNQNNPFYYEYDRSLANKRADLLNDSTNNDISQAVFKNNITAGVLFPDVASVTTLQEASFSFKPGTKYNLSQEYVWQHNSSTEFWRWNYYTSYTSKNDARKKWSGTYKTFIESLGDPSIANRNPLWDQLETFSHWKKLKSESWIPFRLKGDTYELANDANSIITKNTEVNIASNNDFMESSFLKLYTNDTRTLPIDVANRNAYKIEVDDAKTILEIEKYNNPFLSSEYTKNTLNAKDAFYNLILDSKINVRRLNIIKEGALKITKNSILDATKELVGVENIGLKETTTVDGVNAEGNKNVYHFINTGQTGEGENKFVVDGIPTNVGKLFNEQTTPTVINEFHETDRTFFSDYQIPPAIIWPLIAELVGNHYLDKEYIMPVVSYQDVWDENPVTHQTTIHNKVKVVALNKYVDPTTNTDGSKTPDYRKTNLYIYTDGFFFKFAKFEEKAVVYDSVTGNKVQKENIYVTRYFTNEKPIKVNGYDGNFMRGWLIANNYTIATDGHDEQGVEILKNGIKTDGDGWGIKVGDTVDIHRFYWNIDAELNNAVLKEQDTKPLLEAFEKVILNLDFVKNGFLSSDLVYQLTPLFTQALNKVNFASAFLRGRVDSWMLPKIFIYLINNLATNPSGNLIKLILDNAIKKVKELTSLNTGIEVSRLENLDEAEIQKVKEYFKSQVINLLKTLQLISTNNISPDTDYSYLDRFFAIFNNPFKFLQVLSNLVNVFDINKLEENWITWFDKFDDKKIAYNGEMWTQKLTLSTILANILTAIDGNILKNVFYDAIDQVNLDKILAPNETGLIYNFLQNQPVIQQIYKILVSKLDPGPNNDYEPVVRIIKSLIRNFDFDYFKGNLEKYIQTKYVKWEYRNKTQTSIYSSFENYAFRTLETKDLIKLIFESLFNASGTNKAFKENIISLFNLSGKMKVFDGEIQSDGSTAGPTTWIWDEDKNKISVADLLSAISIKETPAESTTTSPNTPASVSTPLNLTLEQTILELKQKIAEATGDEINLDNLQDKYRSFIGSYVESAKIIFNKKALETALDNLLKFIAQTKRTSGLVTNPALKTGADWIVDMQSTTGTGAWSLVKTTLSKLLKLDSIYNENFAKNVFSIYTPYLTIYTQPDTNQAEANQFVRDFLEFAVSAPVLAKTQEANKNINIAFSDQTDYYISRFLSTPATQTIFDQNQDGTFLFAPAEELALANPKYRQFIHDYKLMLILQLGYIGQAAKYSKPTDSDNPKDSGYFKTINGFYNNYLSTPEFYAVKDAVFKINTQLSPAYNLEFIGISGVLFNPVLLTYFPEIAISYLIQQYNTPLSAARVAEIKENGNLKGLINNFLTDFEIIVKKDTLQNNAFEQFLTNLLPENVERDAIGLGHWKTELSINIDSQAILRNKTLAEKVIENNIFFFGINIPSLLYEPVAAIFKPLETTLVSLPNPRGYFAKVNYAYLIANNKKIYAGEIPNDSLNIDNFVKNLDDDFKIDINGLQFIIVGQETSVDYMYPVLDENNLQVDTHNQALIYVNQYGFNRVKKAYSGNLIKQVLLVKNPHNIVIPEVNGTKPLTNEQLRNQLREIVREKTNNNSSFERVFLASEIDPINPECALRINTIQKVINGISVITTLLVALLSVLVTFSVVFIIKRYIASKNKVLGILEAQGYTPSQIACSLFVFAIVTSIIGGLMGYIVGNRFQLIVMDFFSAYWTLPKSSLDFNYFGLFNNMLVPFILVSVIIYIVTLWTLRVKPLDLITANNTMPNSKRFWKFYWGIRKSGIRSRFSLILAYTGLTKLIPFMISIILVATAALFGLSNRTVFKNTIENTYKNRDYKFKLDLVTPTVEGGIYRSFNGSNVANELYTPIGFNYESQSEIRDYLKPGHSSIINSDKPVKQKNSDTPPYSSPPYNGEPTTGEPHLLTQFSLDIVVDAAVTVNPWQVSYSLMADTQKTRIDSIRNRIGWQLEKTQNGLVADGKTWEFIKDSNTQAWYFVNKDNHNEYRDYYKYYVQPGEKSGSFKLAKWNPNEQTYELEVITTTARDAYRAFLVRGYEKIQEQINAEKKDPSLIKVGPNNEEATKPQPYRDFLADYQEFFGPTINDYFISFGGVYYDENDDEKYSYIETNRGKIFGYKQDSRFIKAEALDGTNLLTKIYNFDTQNNTIFPLVINEVVAAKNKWGVGTEVTLTVKNHVRRYINKFLANGEEPIYQYKFKVIGINQTFINEEMLTSQHVANLLTGMTELAREEKIDYEPFNGILSKATIPQQILGSASLYSQSGYWPIMTENFGPDKDEAVFEQFFHYQNGLLISNLMAGGLTRQEAIAKWAAFLTQSPPSDLSNESVLEKIYSDNKKNNANTKVHEFIKLYDSYFYGLVAKTIDSKDIELGFINSIGGTVSNVSTGIIVVMIFISLTILVIISTLIINENQRNIAIFSILGYSEKEKLIMFFSIFIPFLIGSLLLSIPIVMGVMFLFNFFMLKSSIVLVFSMSPVLVLLVFLVSFLVFAFTSLITWYSIGKIKAVELLKG from the coding sequence ATGTGAAGATTATTTAAAGAAGTATTTAAATCATTAACCAAAAACAAAGTAGTGGTAATTGGACTTTCGATTTTGCTTTTTTTCACTACCGCTATTTTTACTCTTTTAACAAGCGTGCGGCGTTCAATGGTTAATAGTTTTACCGAGTATAAAAATAAATCGGTTTTACAAGATGTGACTGTTGACTTAAACTTATCTTCTTCAGGTGAAGCGTATAATCAAGGTTACTTTATAAATGGCGAGTCATATGATGATTTAAAAGAAGTGGATGGTAAAAAAGTTTACGAACCAATCAGATACATAGTGAATTATGATAAGACTTTCCAAGGTGAAGCGTATCAGGAATGAAAAAAAACTTTAAGTGTACCTGCGCCTACAATTGATCAAGATGTTGAGGAATATAAAGACAAAAAAAATGTAAACATTTTATATGTTGACAATATTAAAGGTGATTATCTTCCACTTAATAAAATAAAAAGCGCTGATGTTGAAGCTTTTCTTGATGAATTTAGCAGTTCAAAACGTGTTGCTAAAGAGAATTTTTACATTAAAAAAAGTGATTTAAGAGATTTTTATCGTTACTCACAAAACGCTGACAGCAGCGTTAAATTTAATTTACAAAACATAAATGATCCGTATTTTGAAGTCTCAAATGAATGACGTTTGAAAGTTTTTGTACTTAATTCGTTACAAAACAATGACATAAAACCACTCACAATCACACACACTCTCAAAGCGGACGATGTGCTACATTTTAATTCACCGCTAGAATTAAAAAAACTTGCGATTTTTAATGAATATAACCAAACAATCAATGCGACTCAAGTCGGCGCGTTGTTTGTTAACGTTGAAACAAAAGAAATAACCAAAGATTTTACTGATGGGATAGAATGAATCAACCAAGGTATTGGTAAAAAAATAGACCCACAAACAATAATGACTTTACTTGGTTTTACTAACCCAAATCAAAACAATCCTTTTTACTATGAATATGACAGATCATTAGCAAATAAACGAGCTGATTTATTAAACGATTCAACAAACAACGATATTTCTCAAGCTGTATTTAAAAATAATATTACTGCAGGCGTTTTATTCCCTGATGTTGCTTCAGTTACAACTTTACAAGAAGCAAGTTTTTCATTTAAACCAGGAACCAAATATAACCTTAGTCAAGAATATGTGTGACAGCACAATAGCTCGACAGAATTTTGACGTTGAAATTATTACACCTCATACACAAGTAAAAACGATGCGCGTAAAAAATGATCTGGTACATACAAAACTTTTATTGAAAGTTTAGGTGATCCATCTATTGCGAATCGAAACCCACTTTGAGATCAATTAGAAACTTTTTCACATTGAAAAAAACTCAAATCTGAAAGTTGAATTCCATTCCGTTTAAAGGGCGACACTTATGAATTAGCTAATGATGCCAACAGTATTATTACTAAAAATACTGAAGTAAACATTGCCTCAAATAACGATTTTATGGAAAGTAGTTTTCTTAAGTTATATACTAACGACACAAGAACCTTACCAATTGATGTTGCGAACCGTAATGCCTATAAAATAGAAGTGGACGATGCAAAAACAATTTTAGAAATAGAGAAATATAACAATCCATTTTTAAGTTCAGAATACACCAAAAACACCCTTAATGCCAAGGATGCTTTTTATAATTTAATTCTTGATTCTAAGATTAACGTTAGAAGATTAAACATTATTAAAGAAGGTGCATTAAAAATTACTAAAAATTCGATTTTGGATGCAACAAAAGAATTGGTTGGAGTTGAAAATATCGGACTTAAAGAAACCACTACAGTTGATGGTGTAAACGCAGAAGGTAATAAAAATGTTTATCACTTCATCAATACTGGGCAAACAGGTGAAGGAGAAAATAAATTTGTTGTTGATGGAATTCCAACAAATGTTGGGAAACTTTTTAATGAACAAACAACACCAACAGTAATAAATGAATTTCATGAAACTGATAGAACTTTCTTCTCTGATTATCAAATACCACCAGCAATAATTTGACCACTCATTGCAGAATTAGTTGGAAACCACTATTTAGACAAAGAATATATTATGCCGGTAGTTTCATATCAAGATGTTTGAGATGAAAACCCAGTCACACACCAAACGACAATTCATAATAAAGTAAAAGTAGTTGCTTTAAACAAATATGTTGATCCAACAACTAATACTGATGGTTCGAAAACGCCAGATTACCGCAAAACCAATCTTTACATTTATACAGATGGTTTTTTCTTTAAGTTTGCTAAATTTGAAGAAAAAGCTGTTGTATATGATTCTGTCACTGGGAATAAGGTACAAAAAGAAAATATTTATGTAACTAGATATTTCACTAACGAAAAACCAATTAAAGTGAATGGTTATGATGGTAACTTTATGCGGGGTTGATTGATTGCGAATAATTACACTATTGCAACAGATGGACACGATGAGCAAGGTGTAGAAATTTTAAAAAACGGAATTAAAACCGACGGTGATGGGTGAGGAATTAAAGTTGGCGACACAGTTGACATTCACAGATTCTACTGAAACATTGACGCAGAGCTTAACAACGCTGTATTAAAAGAACAAGATACCAAACCATTATTAGAAGCTTTTGAAAAAGTTATTTTAAATCTAGATTTTGTCAAAAACGGTTTTCTTTCAAGTGACTTAGTCTACCAACTAACACCTTTATTTACACAAGCTTTAAATAAAGTTAATTTTGCTAGTGCGTTTTTAAGAGGACGCGTTGATAGTTGGATGTTGCCGAAAATATTTATTTATTTGATCAACAATTTAGCAACCAATCCATCGGGTAATCTCATTAAATTAATTTTAGATAATGCGATTAAAAAAGTGAAAGAATTAACTTCACTTAATACCGGCATCGAAGTTTCGAGACTGGAAAATTTAGATGAAGCAGAAATTCAAAAAGTAAAAGAGTATTTTAAATCACAGGTTATCAATCTACTCAAAACATTACAATTAATTTCAACAAATAACATTTCTCCAGATACTGATTATTCTTATTTAGATCGTTTCTTCGCTATTTTTAATAACCCGTTTAAATTCTTACAAGTATTATCAAACTTGGTAAATGTGTTTGACATCAATAAACTCGAAGAGAACTGAATCACTTGATTCGATAAATTTGATGATAAAAAGATCGCTTACAATGGTGAAATGTGAACACAAAAATTAACTTTATCAACAATTTTGGCAAACATTTTAACTGCAATTGATGGCAACATTTTAAAAAATGTTTTCTATGATGCGATCGATCAAGTAAATCTCGACAAAATTTTAGCTCCAAATGAAACAGGTTTAATTTACAACTTTCTTCAAAACCAACCGGTTATTCAACAAATTTATAAAATTTTAGTAAGCAAACTAGATCCTGGTCCAAATAACGACTATGAACCGGTAGTGAGAATAATAAAAAGTCTCATTCGGAACTTTGATTTTGATTATTTCAAAGGTAATTTAGAAAAATATATTCAAACTAAATATGTGAAATGAGAATATCGTAACAAAACACAAACAAGTATCTACAGTAGCTTTGAGAATTATGCTTTTCGAACTCTTGAAACAAAAGATTTGATTAAATTAATTTTTGAATCGCTTTTTAATGCTTCAGGAACCAACAAAGCTTTTAAAGAAAACATTATTTCTCTATTCAATCTTTCGGGAAAAATGAAGGTTTTTGATGGTGAAATTCAAAGCGATGGTTCAACCGCTGGTCCAACCACCTGAATTTGAGACGAAGACAAGAACAAAATTTCTGTGGCCGACTTGCTTTCAGCTATAAGCATAAAAGAAACACCTGCAGAATCAACAACAACATCTCCAAACACACCTGCCTCAGTATCTACGCCTCTGAATTTAACTTTAGAACAAACAATTCTAGAGTTAAAACAAAAAATTGCCGAGGCAACAGGTGATGAAATTAACTTAGACAATTTACAAGACAAATACCGCTCATTTATAGGCTCATACGTCGAATCAGCAAAAATTATATTTAACAAAAAAGCACTTGAAACTGCGCTAGATAATTTGTTAAAATTTATTGCACAAACCAAAAGAACAAGCGGTTTGGTGACAAACCCAGCTCTAAAAACTGGAGCAGACTGAATTGTTGATATGCAATCAACAACTGGTACAGGAGCTTGATCTTTGGTTAAAACCACGTTAAGCAAATTGCTTAAATTGGATAGCATTTATAACGAAAACTTTGCTAAAAATGTATTTTCAATTTACACACCTTATCTAACCATTTACACACAACCAGATACAAACCAAGCAGAAGCTAACCAATTTGTGCGCGACTTTTTAGAGTTTGCAGTAAGCGCACCAGTCTTAGCGAAAACTCAAGAAGCCAACAAAAATATCAATATTGCTTTTAGTGATCAAACAGATTATTACATTAGTCGCTTTTTATCAACACCAGCTACACAAACCATTTTTGACCAAAATCAAGATGGTACATTCTTATTTGCGCCCGCTGAAGAATTAGCACTTGCCAATCCTAAATATCGTCAATTTATCCACGATTACAAATTGATGTTAATTTTGCAACTTGGTTACATCGGCCAAGCAGCAAAATATTCAAAACCAACCGATAGTGATAATCCTAAAGATTCAGGATACTTCAAAACTATTAATGGTTTTTATAACAATTATCTTTCGACTCCTGAATTTTACGCAGTTAAAGATGCAGTGTTTAAAATCAACACTCAACTTAGTCCTGCTTATAACTTAGAATTTATTGGTATTTCTGGTGTTTTATTTAACCCAGTGTTGTTAACTTACTTTCCAGAAATTGCGATTTCATACTTAATTCAACAATACAACACACCATTAAGCGCAGCACGAGTAGCAGAAATTAAAGAAAATGGTAACTTGAAAGGTTTGATTAACAATTTCTTAACAGATTTTGAAATCATTGTTAAAAAAGATACCTTACAAAATAATGCTTTTGAACAATTTTTAACTAATTTGTTACCAGAAAATGTTGAACGTGACGCAATTGGTTTAGGACACTGGAAAACTGAGTTATCAATTAACATTGACTCGCAAGCGATTTTAAGAAACAAAACTTTGGCCGAAAAAGTTATCGAAAACAATATCTTCTTCTTTGGTATAAACATTCCAAGTTTATTGTACGAACCAGTGGCTGCAATTTTTAAACCACTTGAAACAACTTTAGTTTCGTTGCCAAACCCACGTGGTTACTTTGCCAAAGTTAACTATGCTTACTTAATTGCTAATAACAAAAAAATCTATGCTGGTGAAATTCCAAATGATTCACTAAACATTGATAATTTTGTGAAAAACCTTGATGACGATTTTAAAATTGACATTAACGGTTTGCAATTTATCATTGTTGGTCAGGAAACTTCGGTTGATTATATGTACCCTGTGCTTGACGAAAACAACTTGCAGGTGGATACGCACAACCAAGCTTTAATTTACGTCAACCAATATGGTTTTAACCGTGTGAAAAAAGCATACAGCGGTAATTTAATCAAACAAGTGTTACTTGTAAAAAACCCGCACAACATTGTTATTCCGGAAGTTAACGGTACAAAACCTCTCACAAACGAACAATTGCGGAATCAATTACGTGAAATTGTGCGCGAAAAAACCAATAATAACAGTAGCTTTGAACGCGTGTTCTTAGCGAGTGAAATTGACCCAATTAACCCGGAATGTGCACTTAGAATTAATACAATTCAAAAAGTAATTAACGGAATTTCAGTAATTACAACACTGTTGGTTGCTTTACTAAGTGTTTTAGTTACTTTCTCAGTTGTCTTTATTATTAAAAGATATATTGCTTCGAAAAACAAAGTACTTGGAATTTTGGAAGCTCAAGGTTACACACCAAGTCAAATTGCTTGTTCACTTTTTGTCTTTGCGATTGTCACAAGTATTATTGGCGGGCTGATGGGTTACATTGTTGGTAATAGGTTCCAGCTGATTGTGATGGACTTCTTCTCAGCCTACTGAACCCTACCAAAGTCATCACTCGATTTTAACTACTTTGGTTTGTTCAATAATATGTTGGTACCGTTTATACTTGTATCAGTGATCATTTACATTGTCACGTTGTGAACCTTGCGTGTCAAACCGCTTGATTTGATTACGGCTAACAACACAATGCCAAACTCGAAACGATTCTGAAAATTCTACTGAGGAATTCGTAAAAGTGGTATTCGTTCGCGTTTCTCACTGATTCTTGCTTACACTGGCTTAACCAAGTTGATTCCGTTTATGATCAGTATCATTTTGGTGGCCACAGCAGCCTTGTTTGGTTTGTCGAACCGAACTGTCTTCAAGAACACAATTGAAAACACATACAAGAACCGTGATTATAAATTTAAGTTAGATTTAGTCACACCAACTGTTGAAGGGGGAATTTATCGTTCCTTCAATGGTAGCAATGTAGCTAATGAACTCTACACACCAATTGGTTTTAACTACGAAAGTCAAAGCGAAATTCGAGATTACTTGAAACCTGGTCATTCTTCAATTATTAACTCAGATAAACCTGTGAAACAAAAGAACAGTGACACCCCACCGTATAGCTCGCCGCCTTACAACGGGGAACCAACTACCGGGGAACCTCACTTACTAACCCAGTTTTCACTTGACATTGTTGTCGACGCTGCTGTAACAGTCAACCCATGACAAGTTTCATATAGTTTGATGGCGGATACGCAAAAAACTAGAATTGATTCAATTAGAAATAGAATTGGTTGACAACTTGAAAAAACCCAAAACGGATTGGTAGCCGATGGCAAAACGTGAGAATTCATCAAAGATTCAAACACGCAAGCTTGATATTTTGTGAATAAAGATAATCACAATGAATATCGTGATTACTATAAATACTATGTACAACCAGGCGAAAAAAGCGGAAGCTTCAAATTGGCAAAATGAAACCCTAATGAGCAAACTTATGAATTAGAAGTCATTACCACAACCGCAAGAGATGCTTATCGCGCCTTCTTAGTGCGTGGTTATGAAAAAATTCAAGAACAAATTAATGCCGAAAAGAAAGATCCAAGTTTAATTAAGGTGGGTCCAAATAATGAAGAAGCGACTAAACCACAACCTTACCGGGACTTTTTAGCTGATTATCAAGAATTCTTTGGTCCAACAATTAATGATTACTTTATTAGTTTTGGTGGTGTGTATTATGATGAAAACGATGATGAAAAATACTCATACATCGAAACTAACCGTGGCAAAATTTTTGGATATAAACAAGATAGTCGTTTCATTAAAGCTGAAGCGCTTGATGGCACCAACTTGCTAACAAAAATTTACAACTTCGATACGCAAAATAACACCATCTTCCCATTAGTAATTAACGAAGTGGTGGCTGCCAAAAACAAATGAGGCGTGGGTACAGAAGTAACTTTAACAGTTAAAAACCACGTACGCAGATACATTAACAAGTTTCTTGCTAATGGCGAAGAACCAATTTATCAATATAAATTTAAAGTTATCGGAATTAACCAAACATTCATCAATGAAGAAATGTTGACCTCGCAACACGTGGCTAACTTGTTGACTGGAATGACAGAGTTAGCACGTGAAGAAAAAATTGACTACGAACCATTTAACGGTATTCTTTCAAAAGCAACTATTCCACAACAAATTTTGGGTTCAGCTTCACTTTACTCACAAAGTGGTTACTGACCAATTATGACCGAAAACTTTGGGCCAGACAAAGATGAAGCTGTCTTTGAACAATTCTTCCATTATCAAAATGGTTTGTTAATTAGCAACTTAATGGCTGGTGGTTTAACTCGTCAAGAAGCAATCGCTAAATGAGCAGCGTTCCTTACACAAAGTCCACCAAGTGATTTAAGCAATGAATCTGTGCTTGAAAAAATTTATAGCGATAATAAGAAAAATAATGCTAATACCAAAGTACATGAATTCATTAAACTTTATGATAGTTACTTTTATGGTTTGGTTGCTAAAACCATTGATTCAAAAGATATTGAGTTAGGTTTTATCAACTCAATTGGTGGCACTGTAAGTAATGTTTCAACCGGAATTATTGTTGTGATGATCTTTATTTCGTTAACCATTCTTGTGATTATTTCGACATTGATAATTAACGAAAACCAACGTAACATAGCTATATTCAGCATTTTGGGTTATAGTGAAAAAGAAAAATTAATTATGTTCTTCTCGATTTTCATACCATTCTTAATTGGTTCGTTATTGCTATCGATTCCAATTGTTATGGGTGTTATGTTCTTATTTAATTTCTTTATGCTCAAGAGTTCAATTGTGCTGGTGTTTTCAATGAGTCCGGTGTTAGTGTTGCTAGTGTTCCTTGTTTCCTTCTTAGTGTTTGCGTTTACTTCTTTAATTACTTGGTATTCAATAGGAAAAATCAAAGCTGTTGAATTGCTGAAAGGATAG
- a CDS encoding ABC transporter ATP-binding protein, which yields MPKKVAKALWISGNFKRKKDKNALLSNQEDNIIDVQNVTKYYTNGLIVNKILDNLSVSIKKGEILLIFGVSGGGKSTLLNLISGLDRANSGDVVVCNKNLTYLSNAKLTRFRRDHVSFIFQSYNLLGNLTAYDNAETGAYLQKDKSKRPDISQLFRDFELEEEMHKFPSQMSGGQQQRVSIIRALAKNAEIVFADEPTGALDTATSRIVLNTLYELNKKNNTTVIMVSHDPKIKPMATRVITIAEGKIKDIWVNDKPLHPQEFYK from the coding sequence GTGCCAAAAAAAGTGGCCAAAGCACTTTGAATTTCTGGAAACTTCAAACGTAAAAAAGACAAAAATGCACTCTTATCCAATCAAGAAGACAATATTATTGATGTTCAGAACGTAACTAAATACTATACAAACGGTCTAATTGTTAATAAAATTCTTGACAATCTATCGGTTTCAATTAAAAAAGGTGAAATCCTCTTAATTTTTGGAGTTTCTGGTGGTGGTAAATCAACCTTACTTAACTTAATTTCGGGTTTGGACCGTGCGAATTCTGGCGATGTGGTTGTGTGCAACAAAAATCTAACTTATTTGTCAAACGCAAAATTAACTCGTTTCCGTAGAGATCATGTAAGTTTTATTTTCCAAAGTTATAACTTACTAGGGAATTTAACCGCTTATGACAACGCTGAAACTGGTGCGTATTTGCAAAAAGATAAAAGCAAAAGACCAGATATTAGCCAATTATTTAGAGATTTTGAGTTAGAAGAAGAAATGCACAAATTCCCTTCACAAATGTCAGGGGGACAACAACAACGTGTTTCAATTATTCGTGCGTTGGCAAAGAATGCAGAAATTGTTTTTGCCGATGAACCTACTGGAGCGCTTGACACGGCAACATCAAGAATTGTGCTTAACACTCTTTATGAATTGAACAAAAAGAACAATACTACGGTAATTATGGTTAGTCACGACCCCAAAATTAAACCAATGGCAACGCGTGTAATCACGATTGCTGAAGGTAAAATAAAAGATATTTGAGTTAATGACAAACCATTGCATCCACAAGAGTTTTATAAATAA
- a CDS encoding phosphorylase family protein: MSTHIGAKKGEIAKIVFLSGCPLRAKYMAYRYLDNVKLVNTVRNELFYTGTYNGTPVTFGGSGMGMMSIAAYAHELFSEYGVDVIVRTGTAGGYLPEYEVGDVVIMNRAYADNRGLGELINAESTHVYYPDAEIVEKLEKSATELQIPYKTASIHSTDCFYAMRPLDETIQVTESQVIDCESYALFAVARHFGKSAATICQVSDNLVLNEFSSQLTREREFTDMYLIALNALVK; this comes from the coding sequence ATGTCAACACATATCGGAGCAAAAAAAGGCGAAATCGCAAAAATAGTTTTTCTTTCAGGTTGCCCATTACGTGCAAAATATATGGCATATCGTTATCTTGATAACGTTAAACTTGTTAACACTGTACGTAACGAACTTTTCTACACTGGTACATATAACGGCACTCCAGTGACTTTCGGTGGGTCAGGTATGGGCATGATGTCAATTGCTGCATATGCGCACGAATTGTTCTCAGAATATGGTGTTGATGTCATTGTTAGAACTGGCACTGCTGGCGGTTATTTACCAGAATATGAAGTTGGCGATGTGGTAATTATGAACCGTGCGTACGCTGACAACAGGGGTTTAGGTGAATTAATTAACGCCGAAAGTACTCACGTATATTACCCTGATGCAGAAATAGTTGAAAAACTCGAAAAGAGTGCAACCGAATTACAAATTCCTTACAAAACAGCTTCAATTCACTCAACCGATTGTTTTTACGCAATGCGTCCTTTGGATGAAACCATTCAAGTAACCGAATCACAAGTGATTGACTGTGAAAGTTATGCGCTCTTTGCTGTAGCAAGACACTTTGGAAAAAGTGCTGCTACTATTTGCCAAGTAAGTGATAACTTGGTTTTAAATGAATTCAGCAGTCAACTTACACGTGAACGTGAATTCACAGATATGTACCTTATTGCCTTAAATGCTCTAGTTAAATAA
- a CDS encoding MAG0110 family membrane protein, whose protein sequence is MENQFFNNLQNQNYEIGVDVKATKRRRSTVLGATLMWLGYYLIIAIATGALIGRFASQNVLINLYSYRTPFSIGLNVGFIILLFVGSIFLTKSFIKTNKVATLLWATGLMVIVGIVVVAPITFILLEANISEFLIVTLVPLGLMIIAAIFAAYEIIKLKFAYTMLIALFLTTLIISLVSIFAFHKPLMIVWSLLSILLGFIYLYIDWVYVMRSNQFFKDAIMSDQTKKEITVAGMFFGFKIAFDLFYLLYQLAILVLRNK, encoded by the coding sequence ATGGAAAATCAATTCTTCAATAATTTGCAAAATCAAAATTACGAAATAGGCGTAGATGTTAAAGCAACTAAACGCAGACGCTCAACTGTGTTAGGCGCAACTTTAATGTGACTTGGTTACTATTTAATTATCGCAATTGCTACTGGCGCTTTAATTGGTAGATTTGCGTCGCAAAATGTCTTAATTAATCTTTATTCTTACCGTACACCATTTTCAATTGGGTTAAACGTTGGATTCATTATTCTTTTGTTTGTTGGTTCAATTTTCTTGACAAAATCATTTATAAAAACCAATAAAGTTGCCACCTTGTTGTGGGCAACAGGTTTGATGGTAATAGTGGGAATCGTCGTTGTTGCTCCTATTACATTTATATTGCTAGAGGCCAACATTTCAGAATTTTTAATAGTAACATTGGTACCGCTTGGACTTATGATTATTGCCGCAATTTTTGCAGCTTACGAAATCATTAAACTAAAATTTGCGTACACAATGCTAATTGCTCTTTTCTTAACTACTTTAATTATCAGTTTGGTTTCAATCTTTGCGTTTCATAAACCATTAATGATTGTGTGATCGTTGCTTAGTATTTTGCTTGGTTTCATTTACCTTTACATTGACTGAGTTTATGTAATGAGAAGTAATCAATTCTTTAAAGATGCAATTATGTCTGACCAAACCAAAAAAGAAATAACTGTAGCAGGTATGTTCTTTGGGTTCAAAATTGCCTTTGATCTTTTCTACTTACTTTACCAATTGGCAATTTTAGTGTTAAGAAACAAATAG
- a CDS encoding holo-ACP synthase: protein MIGVDIVRISRFRNKTREFAARILSESELEFYDQTAEKTQVLASLWAIKEAIFKADNSYNEFSKISVNRQANQWMHPDFWLTLSHEDDLVVAVAFKKSKENYGNWN, encoded by the coding sequence ATGATTGGCGTAGACATAGTACGAATTAGTCGTTTTCGAAACAAAACTCGCGAATTTGCTGCTCGAATTTTAAGTGAAAGTGAACTAGAATTTTATGATCAAACAGCAGAAAAAACGCAAGTTTTAGCGTCACTGTGAGCCATCAAGGAAGCAATTTTTAAGGCGGATAATTCATACAACGAATTTTCTAAAATTTCCGTTAATCGGCAAGCAAACCAATGGATGCATCCCGACTTTTGACTTACGTTATCACACGAAGATGATCTAGTAGTTGCTGTTGCATTCAAAAAATCAAAGGAGAATTATGGGAATTGGAATTAA